The stretch of DNA CTCAATAAACCTTAACTCAAATAATATATGTTCCCGTTTTTTATTAAGAGATTTCGAATTTGAATCTCATTTAATGCaaatttgactaaaaaaaagaaaatatcttgTGTGTTGATATAGTATTTGTGAGTGTGTGtaatatttagaattaaaagTTATTCAATTcatcaaccaaaaaaaattaatatgtgaAGTGTTTATATAATCaaaaaattagattattaaattaaatattatatatttatatctaaaatttagTTCGTATGTATTataaaaatacatgttaaaattattactaataaatttttaaaattttttaatttaatNNNNNNNNNNNNNNNNNNNNNNNNNNNNNNNNNNNNNNNNNNNNNNNNNNNNNNNNNNNNNNNNNNNNNNNNNNNNNNNNNNNNNNNNNNNNNNNNNNNNNNNNNNNNNNNNNNNNNNNNNNNNNNNNNNNNNNNNNNNNNNNNNNNNNNNNNNNNNNNNNNNNNNNNNNNNNNNNNNNNNNNNNNNNNNNNNNNNNNNNNNNNNNNNNNNNNNNNNNNNNNNNNNNNNNNNNNNNNNNNNNNNNNNNNNNNNNNNtatttttttaaaataattcaaaaaatcttttttaaacaaACTCATCCAAATAATCCTTAGAGACTTTTCctccaaaaataaaatgttaaatgCTTTTCATTCAACTCCACAAATGTTATGGTCAAATTATTTTACCAAAAATCTTACggtaatttaaattatttagtaATTAGGTTAATTAGGTGATTTAGTTTAATtggattaatttaaataatttaggttaattaaattaatttagttttgaaatgagaagaaaggctaaatttttttataacaactTTATTCTTACACATATCATGCTAGTGCAAGAGGTAATTAAATACCCCACATTTCAACTGTTACAACACTCTGAAACTCTAAAAGGcttaattaagattttttttatcaatacaACTTTGCAATAATCTTTGACGAGGGACTATGAATTTCCATGTAATTAACAAACTCATCTATATATTTTTGGTGTAACTCCTTGTCCCCAAAGATCTTGCTCATTTTCTCAGCATGATTTCTATAAATCTTTCCTTCATCATCTTCTGACATCACTGATCTCAATGCCTTAGCCAATGAATCTCTAGTGAACTTCCCATCAACTTCATTTCTTGGCACTTTTATTCCCACCATTTTCTCTTCCATAAGTCTAGCAACTAAACCTTGTTCATTTTGAAAAGGTAACATGATAAGTGGACATCCAAATTGAAGAGACCCAATCACAGAACTCCAACCAGAATGACTCAAGAATCCTCCAACAGATTTGTGTGCTAATATCTTTAACTGTGGAACCCAATTAGTCCATATAATCCCACGTTTTGTCTCCATTAAACTACTTACATCTAGACTACTATTTTGCTTCTTCAGAACCCAGAAAAAGGGAAAGCCAGATAGCTCTAATCCCATAGCTATCTCAGTGAATTCTTCATCCTTTAGTGCCACTTCACTTCCAAATGCTACATAAATCACTGACCTTTCTTCTTGTTCATCCAACCACTTAAGGATTGTGTTCCAATTTTCATCATATTTACTGTCTTCATTATTGAATAAGTATAATGAAGGTGGCAATAACCCAACTGGAATAACCGGTTTCCTGCATTGATTTTGAAGAACTTTTATGGATTCAGCTTCAATCTCCATGCAAGTTCTTACAGCTACAACATCAACACCACCAAGTACTTGATAGTGTCTGAACATATCTGAAACACCAGATTCAT from Arachis duranensis cultivar V14167 chromosome 4, aradu.V14167.gnm2.J7QH, whole genome shotgun sequence encodes:
- the LOC107486403 gene encoding putative UDP-rhamnose:rhamnosyltransferase 1; the protein is MADQPKKLHIAVFPWLAFGHIIPYFELAKHIAQKGHKVSFISTPTNIKRLPKLPPNLQPLVELIELSLPHVENLPQNAEATMDIPQHIVPYLKKAFDGLQQPLAKFLENSTPHWLIYDFAPFWLPPICSNLGISCIFFCIFSALGFSFINSFGLKSNDKPSFDDDPSNKVVLQHYENKTMSEDHDEENESGVSDMFRHYQVLGGVDVVAVRTCMEIEAESIKVLQNQCRKPVIPVGLLPPSLYLFNNEDSKYDENWNTILKWLDEQEERSVIYVAFGSEVALKDEEFTEIAMGLELSGFPFFWVLKKQNSSLDVSSLMETKRGIIWTNWVPQLKILAHKSVGGFLSHSGWSSVIGSLQFGCPLIMLPFQNEQGLVARLMEEKMVGIKVPRNEVDGKFTRDSLAKALRSVMSEDDEGKIYRNHAEKMSKIFGDKELHQKYIDEFVNYMEIHSPSSKIIAKLY